From the Agromyces laixinhei genome, the window TCGCCGAGTTCGCGAGCACGACCGAACCCGTCATCGCGCTGCAGCAGGGCCCGTACGCGATCGTCGTCGACTGGTTCGTGAGCGGCGCCTACCCGGTGGTGGAGTGGGTGCCCGTCATGCTGGTCGGACTCGGCCTGGCCCGCCTCGGTCTGACCTCGCGGCGAGTCGTGGCGACCGCCGCGCTCTGGGGTGCCGCGGCGGCCGTGGTGCTGCTGCCGATCGTCGCGATGATGCCAGCGCCCGTGCCGATCGGCGGAGTCGCGGTCACCGGGGACGATCGCTTGGTCTCGGCACTCCGCACCTCGCTCGAGGCGGTCGGCAACGTCGGGGTCGGCGTCGTCGTCGTGGCCGGGATGCTGCTGCTCACCTTCTTCGCCCGGCCGACCGTGCGCCGCGTCGCCGGCGCCGTGCTCTCGCCGATCACCGCGATGGGTTCGATGCCGCTCAGCATCTACACGCTGCATCTCGTGGTGCTGGCCGCGTCGATTCGCATCGAAGACGGCTTCTATACCGACGACTCCCTCGAACTCATGCTCGGGCTGATCATCGGCTCGATGGTCTTCGCCTGGCTGTGGCGCCGCTTCCTCGGTCGCGGCCCGCTCGAACGGGTGCTCAGGTGGGCGAGCGGTCGAAGCCGAGCGGATGCCGCGGTGCGGCAGAATTGAACGGTTCGAACGAGAGGATCTCGATGCGTATCTCTGTTATCGGTTGCGGCTATCTCGGCGCCGTGCACGCCGCGGCGATGGCCGAACTCGGCCACGAGGTGGTCGGCATCGACGTCGACGAGCGCAAGATCGCGGCGCTCGCCGGCGGCAAGCCGTTCTTCTTCGAGCCGGGGCTCCCCGAGATCCTCACCTCTGCGACCGCAAGCGGCCGGCTGCGCTTCAGCACCGATATCGCCGAGGCCGCCGAAGCCGAGGTGCATTTTCTCGCTGTGGGCACCCCGCAGTCGGCCGAGACCGGTGCCGCCGACGTCTCATTCGTCGATGCGGCCTTCACCGCGCTGCTGCCGCATCTGGCAGATGGGGCGCTCGTCGTCGGCAAGAGCACGGTGCCGGTCGGCACGGCGGGCCGGCTCGCCGAGCAGCTCGGGGCCGACGCGCCATCGGCTCGCCTCGTCTGGAACCCCGAGTTCCTGCGCGAAGGATTCGCCGTCAGCGACACCCTCTCGCCCGATCGACTCGTGTACGGCGTCGCCGAGGGTGACGACCATGCGGCATCCGTGCTCGATCGTCTCTACCGCGCCGCGATCGAGGCGGGCACACCGCGCATCGTCACCGACTACGCCACCGCAGAGCTCGTGAAGGTCGCCTCGAACGCCTTTCTCGCCACGAAGATCAGCTTCATCAACGCGATGTCCCAGATCGCGGAGGCCACCGGTGCGGATGTCACGGCTCTCGCCGACGCAATGGGGCACGACGACCGCATCGGACGACGGTTCCTGAACGCCGGCGTCGGATTCGGCGGCGGGTGCCTGCCGAAGGACATCCGCGGGTTCATTGCGAGGGCCGACGAGCTCGGCCTCGGCGACACATTCGCCTTCCTCGGCGAGGTCGACGAGATCAACCTGCGGCAACGGCGACGGGTCGTGGATCTCGCCGTGCAGGACCTCGACGGCTCGGCCGACGGCAAGCGCATCGCCGTGCTCGGCGTCACCTTCAAACCCGACTCCGACGATGTGCGCGACTCGCCGGCGCTCGACATCGCCGTGCAACTCCAGGGGCTCGGCGCCGACGTCGTGATCACCGATCCCGAGGGGCTCGACAACGCGCGTGCACGCGTGCCCGCCCTCGCCTCCGTGCCGACGACGCGCGAGGCGCTGCTCGGTGCCGACCTCGTGATCCTCGCCACCGAATGGCGCGAGTACCGCACGCTCGATCCCGAGGCCGCGGGCCGACTCATGGGGGAGCGGCGCATCATCGACGGCCGCAACGTGCTCGACCCCGCTGCCTGGCGCGCTGCCGGCTGGCACTACCGCGGGATCGGCCGGTCGTAGGCGTGAGAAAGCCCCCTCCCGAAGGAGGGGGCTTCACCCGGTCGGGGTGACAGGATTTGAACCTGCGACCTCGTCGTCCCGAACGACGCGCGCTACCAAGCTGCGCCACACCCCGGGTCGGCCCTTGCGGGCCTCAACAAGAATAGCCGATAAATCGGCGGCAGGCTGACCACGACGGATGCCGCGGCATCCGCTCTGCGCAGACCTGCGGCGCAGAGCTACTCCGCGGCCACCGGCGTGAGCAGCTCTATGCTCGGCATATGACGTTGGACACATTTCCCGTGACGTAGCTGAGCGTGCCGTGCGAACTCATCTAGCGTCATGCGCAACTCAGCATGTAGTGGTGCTGATGCGAAGGGACGAGACGTGAAACCAAAGAAGGTCGTGCCGGATCCCCGTCGCCAGACCACCCCGAGACGATCAAGCCATATTCGGCAAGGATCCGGGCGAGTAAGTTCACTGGTTTGCTTCGGATACTCGCTTAGCTCGTCGACGGTGTTGCGTTGATCAAGGGGGCGTAGTCGCCGTGCAGCTTCAGGATCGTGCATGGCACGTGCTGCAGCGGTTCCATGCCCGCGATCGCCGCCTCGCTCGAGATGACCTGCGGACTCACGCCAGTTGCCTCGATCGCGCGCTCGAGAAGGCGGTCGAAGTTTGTCGTCACGATCACACGAACGAGCCCGCGTTTGACGAGTGCGGCGATGGTGTGGTGGGCGGGATTCGGGATCTTCAACCCTGCCTCGCGTTCCTCCTCAGTCGTCTCGAAGAAGCCGGCGAGAAGCGCCCGTCGAGAGGCGGAAGTCGAAGCAAGACTTTCCAGAAGGTTGGAGTATCCGAGGGCATCCCCGTCGCCGTGAGCATCCCACCACGCTTCGGTATCGAAGTCCTCGTCAACAGTGCTACCGCCGGCGACGGCGGCTCGCCGGACGAGCGCTTCCACCACACCCCATCCAGTGGGGATGCTCGCCCCGGCCGACGTTCCGGAACCGATGAGGAGGGCATAGACGCCAAGCTGGGCATAGGGCGGTTGCCATGCTAATCCGTGGGGCGAGGATCACCATGACCTCACCTTACGCGGCGCTCGATGAGCCATTGGGCGAGCGCTGAGCGAATCGAACAACGACGACCAGGCGAGGAGCCGACGCTCCATCCAGGTGTCAATGGTCCACACGCGTGACCGCGGTCCCTCCACGATGTGACTATCGGATGCGATCAGGGGAGCTGCACGATTTCAGGGGATGACAATTGGGCGATGAGGCTGGAGTTCAGCCACCAGAGAGCGGTGAAAATCGCAATAGGCGAGACCAGACGCACCCAGACTGGGATCCCACCGATTCTGGCGAGCACTACCACCAGCAGGCCTGTCAACAACGGAAAGAAGGCGGTCAGTACGGTGCCGAACGCCGACCAGGTGCTCAGCCCGCATGCTGTTCGTATCGCGACACCCTCATCGTCAGCGGCGGTCGCCAGAAACGCCATGGGAGAAAGGAGCAGACCCCCAAGAATCAGAAGCCCGAATGTTGTGTAGTCGACTCCACCGTACTTTGCTGACTTAGGCGAGTTGTGTGCCCAGATCAGGAGCAGCAGCGACATGAGCGCGACGCAGTAGGCCCATGTGGCATCCGCTAGCGCACCCTGCCATTGCACAACACAGCGTGCGGCACGGCCGGTGGGCAAGAGCAAGAGAGCCGATGCGAGCAGCATGCCTGTCGAGCCAAGGCTTCCCGCTAGGTATCTGAAGACTGCTCTTGCCTTCGCGGCGGTAGCTTTCTGGTTCATTGCTGAGCCGCGACAACAACGTCCGCGAATCCATTTGCCAGACCGTCGAGCTCTGTTGCCAGGACTGTCGGCGAAGGTGACAATGTCGGCGCTGGCTCGCCTGGCAGTCTGACATCGACTAGTTTGCTAATCGCCAATTCTGTTGGCCACGGTGAGGTGAACACCGACTTGGCTGCGGCGACGAGGTTCGCTCGAGAACCGAATCTCTCCGCCATGAACTGCTTGGCAAGCCAGCCCGGGTCATCTTCGATGGCGCAGAGCATCTGTCGGGCGATTTCATCAACTGAGCCGCTCCCATTGGAAAGTCGTTTTGCCCAGAGGAAGGCGGCCATGTCGGCAAGCAGGTCACCGCTGCCAAAAGAGTTCGCTCCTGATCCGAGGTTCGCGGCGGTCCAGGCCCGTACGTTCAGCACGCCACCAGAGCTTGCAAGTCGAGCCGCTTCGTAGTCTTCCCAGAAGGTTGCCAAGTCTCCAGCCCATCCGCCGATGTCCGAAACTTGAAAAGTCGCGCCTGGTGCGGGAACGCCCCAGTTCGTGTAGCCGCGCGTCGACGCGGCACAATGCGTTGTGTCGCCGAACTGTGCGTCGACAGGTCGAGGGTACATTTCGCTTCCGGCGCGAGCATCGAACTCTGCGAATGCGAGCTCAAAAGCAGCCCACTCGGGAGCATCCTGCGGGAAGAGATTCGGATATCTCGGCGTATAGAAGTGCGTCCAAATCTCGTCAAGCTCTCCGTTGCCTCCGCCAATCCAGTAGGTCGGCTTCTGAAGCCAGTTCAGCACCATGTCATCACGAATGCCCTGGGTCATGTATGTGTCCGGGCTCACCTGATCTGAGAGGTATGCCAGCCCTGCCACTCGCCAGAAGAACGCTTCGTCAAATCCGGATGCCTGCCCAGACGTGAATCTTCGAGGTGTTCGCCGAAGCTGCGCGCTGGAGAGGGACTGCGCTCGGGTTGACTTGACGACCTTGTCGACCTCGATGGAAGCGTCACCGCTCCCCACCTCGATGGTGAGAATTTGGTCGTACGCCCAGTTGGGCGGGAGCGGGAAGCCGAGATTCCCGCTATAGCCTGTCGACATGTCGCTGACGAACGAGGACTCCGTGAGGCCCTCGGCCGCTAGCTGAGCACAAACGTTTCTGGTGCCGTATACACCGAGCTTGTAGACAACTGTCTTGGACGAGTCGAGAGCGTCGCGCACACCGCGGAAATGCGGAACAACCACTGCGTCGATGTCGTCCTGCGTGGCATCAAAGTCCACGGACAGATAGACCCGGTTGCCGGTTACGATGCCGAGCTGTCGCATCCGGGAGGCGATCCGTTCGCCCTGCTCGTATCCAAGGCTGTATGAGAACTGATCCGCAGTGTCATTCCATTCCTGGTAAATCGGAAACCACGTGCGGCCATTCGCCCAGATGCGGGCTGGTTCATCGTGGGTAATGCGCTTCTCGAAGCCATTGATATACCGCCCGACGACTTGAAAGCCCGCCCCAGTGATCGACCCAACGTTGACGGATGTCAACGGCGTGGCGGTATCACACGCCGTCGCCGGGCGATTGACGTCTCCTGTGCTCACGAGCAACGACGCCCAAGTAGAGAAGTTCGCTGCCCCTGTCGCCGGGAGCTCAACGAACTGTTGGAAGCCGGTCGTTTGCGTTCTGGTAGCTGCGTCGAAGGTACCGGTGAACGGGGCTTGCGTGTAGCCGTTGAAGATGAGAGCTGCT encodes:
- a CDS encoding heparan-alpha-glucosaminide N-acetyltransferase domain-containing protein → MTRDATHLDEAAATARTARRLDGVDAARGLALIGMFVAHVAPAATSADLESLISIADERPRLLFALTAGMALAFISGGTRPIVTGRGRLRRQIAIRAVILIALGLLIAATLHPLVFIILDVYGVAFLILLPLLFIPARAALGFGIALLAVMPGLAEFASTTEPVIALQQGPYAIVVDWFVSGAYPVVEWVPVMLVGLGLARLGLTSRRVVATAALWGAAAAVVLLPIVAMMPAPVPIGGVAVTGDDRLVSALRTSLEAVGNVGVGVVVVAGMLLLTFFARPTVRRVAGAVLSPITAMGSMPLSIYTLHLVVLAASIRIEDGFYTDDSLELMLGLIIGSMVFAWLWRRFLGRGPLERVLRWASGRSRADAAVRQN
- a CDS encoding UDP-glucose dehydrogenase family protein, with translation MRISVIGCGYLGAVHAAAMAELGHEVVGIDVDERKIAALAGGKPFFFEPGLPEILTSATASGRLRFSTDIAEAAEAEVHFLAVGTPQSAETGAADVSFVDAAFTALLPHLADGALVVGKSTVPVGTAGRLAEQLGADAPSARLVWNPEFLREGFAVSDTLSPDRLVYGVAEGDDHAASVLDRLYRAAIEAGTPRIVTDYATAELVKVASNAFLATKISFINAMSQIAEATGADVTALADAMGHDDRIGRRFLNAGVGFGGGCLPKDIRGFIARADELGLGDTFAFLGEVDEINLRQRRRVVDLAVQDLDGSADGKRIAVLGVTFKPDSDDVRDSPALDIAVQLQGLGADVVITDPEGLDNARARVPALASVPTTREALLGADLVILATEWREYRTLDPEAAGRLMGERRIIDGRNVLDPAAWRAAGWHYRGIGRS
- a CDS encoding SIR2 family protein, with the translated sequence MVEALVRRAAVAGGSTVDEDFDTEAWWDAHGDGDALGYSNLLESLASTSASRRALLAGFFETTEEEREAGLKIPNPAHHTIAALVKRGLVRVIVTTNFDRLLERAIEATGVSPQVISSEAAIAGMEPLQHVPCTILKLHGDYAPLINATPSTS
- a CDS encoding glycoside hydrolase domain-containing protein → MSDPQVENAQTWLNNTFSGRAGYVDAPMNGETGWLTMYSAIRALQLELGITATSDNFGPGTLAALESQVGNVRAATAATHPNIVGILQLALWCKGYWGGLIYEFWDEDVASSVNSVRLDAGLSAGQTVPPKLFKSLLTMDAYIVIGNGNSETRAVQKWMNGHYLDRADFQMIPCDGIFSRQVQQGLMYALQYEIGMADGVANGNFGPGTQQGIRDHGTASLGDTDGARKMIRLYQAALIFNGYTQAPFTGTFDAATRTQTTGFQQFVELPATGAANFSTWASLLVSTGDVNRPATACDTATPLTSVNVGSITGAGFQVVGRYINGFEKRITHDEPARIWANGRTWFPIYQEWNDTADQFSYSLGYEQGERIASRMRQLGIVTGNRVYLSVDFDATQDDIDAVVVPHFRGVRDALDSSKTVVYKLGVYGTRNVCAQLAAEGLTESSFVSDMSTGYSGNLGFPLPPNWAYDQILTIEVGSGDASIEVDKVVKSTRAQSLSSAQLRRTPRRFTSGQASGFDEAFFWRVAGLAYLSDQVSPDTYMTQGIRDDMVLNWLQKPTYWIGGGNGELDEIWTHFYTPRYPNLFPQDAPEWAAFELAFAEFDARAGSEMYPRPVDAQFGDTTHCAASTRGYTNWGVPAPGATFQVSDIGGWAGDLATFWEDYEAARLASSGGVLNVRAWTAANLGSGANSFGSGDLLADMAAFLWAKRLSNGSGSVDEIARQMLCAIEDDPGWLAKQFMAERFGSRANLVAAAKSVFTSPWPTELAISKLVDVRLPGEPAPTLSPSPTVLATELDGLANGFADVVVAAQQ